The uncultured Desulfatiglans sp. DNA window GGGTCCGGTCATGGTTGTTCAGCCGGAAGGGATTTTTTACCAGAAACTGAAGGTGGATGACATTCCCAACCTCGTTGAAGAGCACTTCCTGCATGGGCGCCCGGTCGAGAAGCTGTTCTACGAGGAACCGACCTCCCGCGAGCGCATCCCGAGGATGAATGATATTCCGTTCTATGCCCGGCAAAGGCTCATCGTTCTGCGCAACCGCGGGGCTCTCGATCCGGAGAATATCGAGGACTATATGGCCCACGGGGGGTACACCGCGCTCAGGAAGGCTCTTTTCGAGATGTCGTCTGAGGATATCATCTCCGAGGTGAAGCAATCCGGGCTCAGGGGCCGCGGCGGCGCGGGCTTCCCGACTGGACTCAAGTGGGAGTTCGCCTGGAAGGCCCCGGGTGAGACCAAATATGTCCTTTGCAACGCCGATGAGGGGGATCCCGGGGCGTTCATGGACCGGAGCGTCCTCGAGGCCGATCCCCATGCGGTGCTGGAGGGGATGATCATCGCCGCGAAGGCTGTCGGGGCCGGGAGCGGGTATATTTATTGCCGCGCGGAGTACCCGCTGGCGTTGCACAGGCTGGGCGTGGCGATCGCGCAGGCGCGGGAGCACGGCTTCCTCGGGGAGAATATCCTGGACAGCGGCTTCGGATTTGATCTCGAGATCTATCAGGGCGCGGGGGCCTTCGTCTGCGGAGAGGAAACCGCCTTGATGAACTCCATCGAAGGGCGCCGGGGCATGCCGCGGCCCAGGCCGCCCTTCCCGGCCCAGCAGGGGCTCTGGAAGAAGCCCACGGTGCTCAACAACGTCGAGACCTATGCGAACATTCCCCAGATCATCACCAACGGCGGGGACTGGTATGCCGGCATCGGCACCGAATCGAGCAAAGGCACCAAGGTCTTCGCCCTGACCGGCGACGTCAACAATATCGGACTGGTGGAGGTCCCGATGGGCACGACCCTTCGGACCATCATCTTCGATATCGGCGGCGGGATCCCCCGAAAGCGGAAATTCAAGGCGGTCCAACTGGGCGGGCCTTCAGGCGGCTGCGTCCCGGAAGAGTTCCTCGATGTGCCGGTGGACTTCGAATCGATTGCCAAGGTCGGGGCGATCATGGGTTCCGGCGGGATGATCGTGATGGACGATCAGACCTGTATGGTGGATATGGCCCGGTTCTTCATGGATTTCATTCAGGACGAGTCCTGTGGAAAGTGTACGCCCTGCCGCGAAGGAACCAGACGCATGCTCGAGATCTTGGAAAGGATCACCCAAGGCGAAGGGGTGCCGGGGGATATCGAGAGCCTCGAGGATTTGAGCCGGACCATCAAGGATTCCGCCCTTTGCGGCCTTGGCCAAACCGGGCCGAACCCTGTGCTTTCGACCCTGCGGTATTTCCGGGACGAGTACGAGGCGCATATATACGAAAAGCGATGCCCGGCAAAGCGCTGTCCGGCCCTCATGAAGTTCGAAGTCAACCCGGATGCCTGCATCAAATGCGGCATCTGTTTCCGGAACTGTCCGGTGCAGGCGATCACCTGGAAAAAGAAGGAGACAGCCTTCATCCACAAGGACAAGTGCATCAAATGCATGACATGCATTACCAATTGCCCGGCTGACGCTATTGATTAGCGGCCTGCAGGATCTGCATCCTGAGACGTCGAGGTCCTGAAAGGGCTACGTTCCGCCGGGAGTGTTTCCGCTGCAGGATCGATTGGTTGAAGGTTGATTCAGGTCCAGGGCGGGCAGAGTCCTGGACGTCTGTTGGTTCCACGGTGGTCGTCTATCGAACCAGCTTGTTTCCAATCCGGAAATGGTCTTTTTGGCCAATCTCGGCGTCGATCTGCACGTTTGCTTGTGCGGCGACCTGCAGGTCGCCTCCGCGCAAACGCTTGATTTCCTTGATATTGGCCAAAAATCCTCATTTCCGGATTGGAAACCGGTTTCTCCCGGGAAATCCTTTCCGGATGGGAACCAGCTTGATTCCATGGACATGGACCAACGGTGTCCCATCCCGCAGCATTGGAACCGAGCACCCGAAGGGTGTGAAGAAACCGGGACCCACCCCGCAGCGGTGGGATTGAGCACCCGAAGGGAGTGAGGAAAAATCCTCATTTCCGAACTGGAAACTGACTCGCAGCGGGAAGTTGTTTTCCAGAGGGATGCTGAGCAAACGTCCAACTGCCTCCCGTCACTGGCAAGGGCTGGAATTCAGGGGCGGTGGTCTGCGCCGGGTTGCGTCCGGGGAGTTCGCCCGTGTATGTAAGCATGAAAACGAGCCGTGCGGATCTTGAAAACACCCTCCATCACCTGAATTATCGATGGAATCTCGAGGCGTTGGCCCTTTGGAAAGGGCTCGAGCCGCCTTTCAAGCCGCACGAGATCTATGCCGGCTGCGAACGCTTCTTGAGCCTCGAAACCCTCCGTGCCATCGATAAGGTGGCCGCCGACGGCGATAGGACGCGCCTCCGGCATGCCTTGATCGACCATTACCTTCAAAACATCCTGCTGCCGCATGAAACCGAGATGCGCACCTGGGTGCGGGGCGCATCGGCGCATGTCAACGGACAGAAGATCTACTTCCGCGACATCATCCCCTGGTGCCAGAAGGCGAGTACGCTGGAACAGCGACTCGTTCTGCAGAAGGAGACCGGTCCGCTCTGCAAGTTCCTGCGGCCTTTCGCCCTGAACTACTGGGATATCATGCTGGAGACCCTCCGGGAGGACCTGGGCTTCTCGGATTACCGGGACTATTGCGGCCGGAAGAAGGGTCTGGATTACCCCTCCTATATCGGCATCCTGTCGGCGCTCCTCGATGAAACCGCCGAGCTGTACTTTCCCGCCATGGACCGCTGGTGCCGCGCCTGCTACGGGCGCCCGCTAGCCGGCCTTACCCGTTTCGACTCCATTCATGTGCTGGGGATGGCCGAGTTCGACCCCGTGTTTCCGGACCGGACCCTCGACTCCACCCTGGATTTCTTCGGGCATTGGGGAATCTCCCTGGCCGACATCCCGGGGCTCCAACTCGACCTCGGGCGGGAAGAGGGCAAGAGCGCCCAGGCGATGTGCTTCATTCTGCAGGTTCCGGAAGAGGTGTATGTCCTCATGAAGCCCGAAGGGGGGTGGGTGGACCTGGAGACCCTCTGGCATGAACTCGGGCACGGCCTTTCCGCGGTCTTTACTTCGCCCGATCTCAGCATCCTGGAGCGGGATCTGGCCACCAGCTACAGCCTGTCGGAATCGTTCGCTTTCCTGCTGCAGAACCTGAGCCTCTCCCAGCCGTTTCTGCGGGGCTATCTCGGCCTCGCTGAAAAGGACGCGGAGCGCCTGGCTTATCACAAAAACTTGAAGGATTTGGCCTTTTTCCGACGATACGCCTCCAAGTTCTTGGCTGAGTACGCCATGTTCGAGTCGGGGGATCTGGCCGACGGCCAGACCTACGCCGACCTGATGGCCCGTCATACGGGCTTCTACTACCAGCCTGAAAGCCACCTGTTCGATCTTGTCCCGGAGTTCTACAGCCTGGATTACGTCCTCGGCTGGATGACGGAGGCGATCCTGGAAGCGGAACTGCGGAGGCGCTTCGGGGAGGCCTGGATGTTTGAATCGGGGACGGGAGTAGTTCTGAAAGAATGGTGGGCCCAAGGCAACCGCGAGGATATCCCGGGGTTTCTATCAAGAAACGATCTCGGACGGCTTGGGCCCGATGCCCTTCTAAGCCGGTGGCGGAAGGGGCTCCAGACATCCTGATCGTTTGTGGAGTCTTCTTCAGAGCAGCGTCTATTTCCCCGTGCGCCCTCTCGTGCAGCCGGCGCGGTGGAATCCCTGCCTGCCCTGATGCCAGCGGGAACAGATGGTCAGCGGAAAAATTCGACCGTCCGATTGCACGGCCTGGCATCCAGCCGCTGCAAAACCGCCCGGTATCCCAACAGGATTCAAATCATCATATGACGGTAGATATCTTTCGGATGGACCGGAACATCCTCCATGACCGTTTCGAATGCCCCCTTCACGTTTACGGGGCAGGCCGTCATCCCATTCGTATCGCTGTAGGCCAGTGTGATAACGGCCGCCGTCCTGCAGTCCTCTTCGGAAGGCTTGCCTGAAAGCAGGACGGAGGGGCCCGGGACAGTTGCGGCTGTCAAGAGAAGATCCCCGGGTCTCTGCAGGGCTTCGATGGCTTCGTTGTCGGACTTGTTACGGCCAACAGCGATTTTCGCGGCGGGTCCCAACCGAAAATGCCGGCCCAGCTTAAGGAGTTCGATCTGATGGAATTCCGGTTCCGGTGTGTGGGCCAGGAGGTCGCGCAACCGCTTCGAAAAGACGGGTTCGGTCAGAAGGCAGCCGCCGCCGGGCGCCGGGTATCGCGTGATATGGAAGCGGCGGGCGAGCGCCATTTGCGGCTTGCGGCTCCGCCCTTGAAAACCCTCCAGCCGGTCACGGTCGACCCACCCCTTTGCTTCCGGGATACTCACCGGCAGAAGCTTTGCTGATAAAGGGCGCAGGAGAAGCCCGTCGAGGCCGCTTTCCGCTTCGACCACACGCATCGCCTGCCGGTTCTGGCTCATGGGCCGCTGCCCGAGGACTTCGCCGCTGATCACGAAAGAGGCCTCTTCAAGTGGAAGCATTTCCCCTGCAATGCGGAACATCAGGGCGTGGCAGTCGATGCAGGGATTCATGTTGCCGCCGTAGCCGTGGCGAGGATGCTTGACCACCTCGAAATGACGCTCCGCGATATCGACCACCTTGTACGGGAGGCCCATGGAACGAGCGGATTCGATGGCCTTGGCCGGGCCGAAAAAAGGGGTTTCAAAAAAAAGAGCCAGGATGTCGATGTCCTGGTCCCGGATCAACGCCGCGGCAAGCATGCTGTCAAGGCCCCCGGAAAAAACACACAGGGCTTTCATCCAGACGACTCTCCTCCCTATATTAGAGCCCTGCTTCGGCCAGGGAATGCACCAGCGCCGCCTGTTCCTCGTTCAGGTCCTTAGGCACGGCAATCTGGATTTCGACATAGGCGTCCCCGCGTTCCCCCCCGTTCATCTGAGGCAGGCCGTATCCCTTCAATCGAAGTTTCGTGTTTCCCTGGGTGCCGGGTGAGATCTTCAGCTTCAGATCCTTGCCGTCGATTGTCGGCACCTGGACCTCGGTGCCGAGAACCGCGTCGGAAAAGGAGATGTTTTGCCGGACAAACAAATCGTTGCCTTCTTTCCGAAAAAGGGGATGTTGCAGGGCCTTGATCTGGATGTAAAGGTCTCCAGGCGCCCCTCCGTTAGGTGACGCATGTCCCTTGCCGGTGAGCCTGAGTTTTTTTCCTTCCGAAATGCCGGCTGGAATCTTGACCGACACGCTTTCCGGGTTTCCCTGGAGCGTGTAGGAAATGAGTCTTGTGGTGCCTTGCGCGAGTTCTTCGAGGGTCAGAGGCAGCTCATAGACCACATCCTGGCCTTTTCTGGGCCCGGCCGCCCGTCCACAGCGGCCGCCGAAGTCGCTCCCGCCCTGAAAATGGAAGCCTCTGCCTCCCGTGCCTCCGAACAGGTGACTGAAAACGGAATCCCCTCGGCCGCCCCCTCCGGCGAATCCG harbors:
- a CDS encoding putative chaperone protein DnaJ (Evidence 3 : Putative function from multiple computational evidences) — translated: MSGKDYYKILGVSKSASQEEIKKAYRKLAMKYHPDHNGGDQAAEAKFKDISEAYAVLSEPEKRRQYDTFGAEGFGNRYSQEDIFRNFDFGDIFREFGFAGGGGRGDSVFSHLFGGTGGRGFHFQGGSDFGGRCGRAAGPRKGQDVVYELPLTLEELAQGTTRLISYTLQGNPESVSVKIPAGISEGKKLRLTGKGHASPNGGAPGDLYIQIKALQHPLFRKEGNDLFVRQNISFSDAVLGTEVQVPTIDGKDLKLKISPGTQGNTKLRLKGYGLPQMNGGERGDAYVEIQIAVPKDLNEEQAALVHSLAEAGL
- the thiI gene encoding Thiamine biosynthesis protein; its protein translation is MKALCVFSGGLDSMLAAALIRDQDIDILALFFETPFFGPAKAIESARSMGLPYKVVDIAERHFEVVKHPRHGYGGNMNPCIDCHALMFRIAGEMLPLEEASFVISGEVLGQRPMSQNRQAMRVVEAESGLDGLLLRPLSAKLLPVSIPEAKGWVDRDRLEGFQGRSRKPQMALARRFHITRYPAPGGGCLLTEPVFSKRLRDLLAHTPEPEFHQIELLKLGRHFRLGPAAKIAVGRNKSDNEAIEALQRPGDLLLTAATVPGPSVLLSGKPSEEDCRTAAVITLAYSDTNGMTACPVNVKGAFETVMEDVPVHPKDIYRHMMI
- a CDS encoding conserved hypothetical protein (Evidence 4 : Unknown function but conserved in other organisms): MYVSMKTSRADLENTLHHLNYRWNLEALALWKGLEPPFKPHEIYAGCERFLSLETLRAIDKVAADGDRTRLRHALIDHYLQNILLPHETEMRTWVRGASAHVNGQKIYFRDIIPWCQKASTLEQRLVLQKETGPLCKFLRPFALNYWDIMLETLREDLGFSDYRDYCGRKKGLDYPSYIGILSALLDETAELYFPAMDRWCRACYGRPLAGLTRFDSIHVLGMAEFDPVFPDRTLDSTLDFFGHWGISLADIPGLQLDLGREEGKSAQAMCFILQVPEEVYVLMKPEGGWVDLETLWHELGHGLSAVFTSPDLSILERDLATSYSLSESFAFLLQNLSLSQPFLRGYLGLAEKDAERLAYHKNLKDLAFFRRYASKFLAEYAMFESGDLADGQTYADLMARHTGFYYQPESHLFDLVPEFYSLDYVLGWMTEAILEAELRRRFGEAWMFESGTGVVLKEWWAQGNREDIPGFLSRNDLGRLGPDALLSRWRKGLQTS
- a CDS encoding hypothetical protein (Evidence 5 : Unknown function); translated protein: MVFLANLGVDLHVCLCGDLQVASAQTLDFLDIGQKSSFPDWKPVSPGKSFPDGNQLDSMDMDQRCPIPQHWNRAPEGCEETGTHPAAVGLSTRRE
- the hndC gene encoding NADP-reducing hydrogenase subunit HndC, with the protein product MQPFRNEVYLCGGTGCHASGSREVKKILLQEIARHGLEKEIRVIETGCNGFCAQGPVMVVQPEGIFYQKLKVDDIPNLVEEHFLHGRPVEKLFYEEPTSRERIPRMNDIPFYARQRLIVLRNRGALDPENIEDYMAHGGYTALRKALFEMSSEDIISEVKQSGLRGRGGAGFPTGLKWEFAWKAPGETKYVLCNADEGDPGAFMDRSVLEADPHAVLEGMIIAAKAVGAGSGYIYCRAEYPLALHRLGVAIAQAREHGFLGENILDSGFGFDLEIYQGAGAFVCGEETALMNSIEGRRGMPRPRPPFPAQQGLWKKPTVLNNVETYANIPQIITNGGDWYAGIGTESSKGTKVFALTGDVNNIGLVEVPMGTTLRTIIFDIGGGIPRKRKFKAVQLGGPSGGCVPEEFLDVPVDFESIAKVGAIMGSGGMIVMDDQTCMVDMARFFMDFIQDESCGKCTPCREGTRRMLEILERITQGEGVPGDIESLEDLSRTIKDSALCGLGQTGPNPVLSTLRYFRDEYEAHIYEKRCPAKRCPALMKFEVNPDACIKCGICFRNCPVQAITWKKKETAFIHKDKCIKCMTCITNCPADAID